A region of Salvia splendens isolate huo1 unplaced genomic scaffold, SspV2 ctg761, whole genome shotgun sequence DNA encodes the following proteins:
- the LOC121791272 gene encoding zinc finger CCHC domain-containing protein 7-like isoform X2: protein MGRRASSKAAKLEEYSSEEDNRKRKSPIEAASDDDDDAEANEDLTLKIVQKSMQRAAKNDPHGDGIAEVVENLKEERSKKGKKKKTKKSKEAELNGDAVDKGQENEVDKGQENEEPEIDNTAKVANIAVETNHVEVSDNAVLRKLLRGPRYFDPPDNNWGACYNCGEEGHTTANCTSARRKKPCFVCGSFEHNAKQCNKGRDCFICKQQGHRAKDCPEKYKSSKICLKCGDLGHEMFSCRNDYCLDDLKEIQCYICGIYGHLCCKEYGDPGPKELSCYRCGLSGHTGLACSGFRSHRDVNDNAPDSSCYKCGIVGHFARECTSSMKASKRNHETSTPRHKSPKKKRDRLETQSVPRDIGKSRKGKKFKDIEFHSAAKPKHKGGWSTEHPGDYHSSKNQDNYWRSSATPRDRKSRNPYSNGDYASSSHSSKKPRKINFNDSPSNGLSRFHQRKHSTSRFGNRINGYGGTGRNDDWW, encoded by the exons ATGGGAAGGAGAGCAAGTTCGAAAGCGGCGAAGCTGGAGGAATATTCGTCGGAAGAAGACAACAGAAAGCGGAAATCCCCAATCGAAGCGGCGagcgatgatgatgatgatgccgAGGCTAACGAAGATCTCACCCTCAAAATCGTTCAGAAATCCATGCAGCGAGCCGCCAAGAATGATCCCCATGGAGACGGCATTGCGGAAGTAGTTGAGAATTTGAAGGAAGAGCGGAGTaagaaagggaagaagaagaagacgaaaaAGAGCAAGGAGGCTGAGCTTAATGGAGATGCC gtGGATAAAGGTCAGGAGAACGAAGTGGATAAAGGTCAGGAGAATGAGGAACCAGAGATTGACAACACTGCCAAGGTTGCTAATATAGCAGTTGAAACCAATCATGTGGAAGTGTCAGATAATGCTGTCCTGAGGAAACTTCTT CGTGGGCCAAGGTACTTTGATCCTCCTGATAACAATTGGGGTGCTTGCTATAATTGTGGCGAAGAGGGTCACACGACTGCCAACTGTACTTCAGCTAGGAGAAAGAAACCTTGCTTTGTTTGTGGGAGTTTTGAACACAATGCAAAACAATGTAACAAG GGGCGAGATTGCTTTATCTGCAAACAACAGGGTCACCGTGCTAAAGATTGCCCTGAGAAGTACAAGAGTTCAAAGATATGTTTAAAATGTGGAGATTTAGGGCATGAAATGTTCTCCTGCAGGAATGACTACTGCCTAGATGATTTAAAg GAAATACAATGTTACATTTGTGGAATATATGGCCATCTTTGCTGTAAGGAATATGGTGATCCTGGGCCCAAAGAACTTTCTTGTTATAGATGTGGTCTCTCTGGCCATACGGGTTTG GCTTGCTCTGGCTTCCGTAGCCATCGGGATGTCAATGATAATGCACCTGATAGTTcctgctacaagtgtggcatAGTAGGACATTTTGCTCGCGAATGCACCAGCTCAATGAAG GCTAGTAAGAGAAACCATGAAACATCAACACCCAGGCACAAATCTCCAAAAAAGAAGCGGGATCGTTTGGAGACCCAGTCTGTCCCACGTGATATTGGAAAGTCACGGAAAGGGAAGAAATTCAAGGACATTGAGTTTCATTCAGCTGCAAAACCAAAGCATAAAGGTGGTTGGTCTACTGAACATCCTGGAGATTATCATAGCAGTAAAAACCAAGATAATTACTGGAGATCCTCAGCAACCCCAAGAGATAGAAAATCTCGGAATCCCTATTCAAATGGTGATTATGCATCAAGTTCCCATTCTTCCAAAAAGCCTAGGAAGATCAATTTCAATGATTCGCCGTCAAACGGGTTGAGTAGATTTCATCAACGTAAACATTCGACATCAAGATTTGGCAATAGAATCAATGGTTATGGTGGCACAGGAAGAAATGATGATTGGTGGTAG
- the LOC121791272 gene encoding protein AIR1-like isoform X1 — protein MGRRASSKAAKLEEYSSEEDNRKRKSPIEAASDDDDDAEANEDLTLKIVQKSMQRAAKNDPHGDGIAEVVENLKEERSKKGKKKKTKKSKEAELNGDAVTNEIDAGFRDFCGELFLVDKGQENEVDKGQENEEPEIDNTAKVANIAVETNHVEVSDNAVLRKLLRGPRYFDPPDNNWGACYNCGEEGHTTANCTSARRKKPCFVCGSFEHNAKQCNKGRDCFICKQQGHRAKDCPEKYKSSKICLKCGDLGHEMFSCRNDYCLDDLKEIQCYICGIYGHLCCKEYGDPGPKELSCYRCGLSGHTGLACSGFRSHRDVNDNAPDSSCYKCGIVGHFARECTSSMKASKRNHETSTPRHKSPKKKRDRLETQSVPRDIGKSRKGKKFKDIEFHSAAKPKHKGGWSTEHPGDYHSSKNQDNYWRSSATPRDRKSRNPYSNGDYASSSHSSKKPRKINFNDSPSNGLSRFHQRKHSTSRFGNRINGYGGTGRNDDWW, from the exons ATGGGAAGGAGAGCAAGTTCGAAAGCGGCGAAGCTGGAGGAATATTCGTCGGAAGAAGACAACAGAAAGCGGAAATCCCCAATCGAAGCGGCGagcgatgatgatgatgatgccgAGGCTAACGAAGATCTCACCCTCAAAATCGTTCAGAAATCCATGCAGCGAGCCGCCAAGAATGATCCCCATGGAGACGGCATTGCGGAAGTAGTTGAGAATTTGAAGGAAGAGCGGAGTaagaaagggaagaagaagaagacgaaaaAGAGCAAGGAGGCTGAGCTTAATGGAGATGCC GTAACAAATGAAATAGATGCGGGGTTTAGAGATTTCTGCGGTGAATTGTTTCTG gtGGATAAAGGTCAGGAGAACGAAGTGGATAAAGGTCAGGAGAATGAGGAACCAGAGATTGACAACACTGCCAAGGTTGCTAATATAGCAGTTGAAACCAATCATGTGGAAGTGTCAGATAATGCTGTCCTGAGGAAACTTCTT CGTGGGCCAAGGTACTTTGATCCTCCTGATAACAATTGGGGTGCTTGCTATAATTGTGGCGAAGAGGGTCACACGACTGCCAACTGTACTTCAGCTAGGAGAAAGAAACCTTGCTTTGTTTGTGGGAGTTTTGAACACAATGCAAAACAATGTAACAAG GGGCGAGATTGCTTTATCTGCAAACAACAGGGTCACCGTGCTAAAGATTGCCCTGAGAAGTACAAGAGTTCAAAGATATGTTTAAAATGTGGAGATTTAGGGCATGAAATGTTCTCCTGCAGGAATGACTACTGCCTAGATGATTTAAAg GAAATACAATGTTACATTTGTGGAATATATGGCCATCTTTGCTGTAAGGAATATGGTGATCCTGGGCCCAAAGAACTTTCTTGTTATAGATGTGGTCTCTCTGGCCATACGGGTTTG GCTTGCTCTGGCTTCCGTAGCCATCGGGATGTCAATGATAATGCACCTGATAGTTcctgctacaagtgtggcatAGTAGGACATTTTGCTCGCGAATGCACCAGCTCAATGAAG GCTAGTAAGAGAAACCATGAAACATCAACACCCAGGCACAAATCTCCAAAAAAGAAGCGGGATCGTTTGGAGACCCAGTCTGTCCCACGTGATATTGGAAAGTCACGGAAAGGGAAGAAATTCAAGGACATTGAGTTTCATTCAGCTGCAAAACCAAAGCATAAAGGTGGTTGGTCTACTGAACATCCTGGAGATTATCATAGCAGTAAAAACCAAGATAATTACTGGAGATCCTCAGCAACCCCAAGAGATAGAAAATCTCGGAATCCCTATTCAAATGGTGATTATGCATCAAGTTCCCATTCTTCCAAAAAGCCTAGGAAGATCAATTTCAATGATTCGCCGTCAAACGGGTTGAGTAGATTTCATCAACGTAAACATTCGACATCAAGATTTGGCAATAGAATCAATGGTTATGGTGGCACAGGAAGAAATGATGATTGGTGGTAG